A part of bacterium genomic DNA contains:
- a CDS encoding isoleucine--tRNA ligase, whose amino-acid sequence MPYPKARVGESGTAEQVPARPSFPELEKKVLEYWEADGTFEASIEQRPAGENGSNEFVFYDGPPFANGLPHYGHLLTGYVKDVVPRYQTMRGRRVERRFGWDCHGLPAEVEAERQLGISHKSEIEEMGVAKFNEACRSSVLRYTREWRDYVTRQARWVDFENDYKTLDLDYMESVMWAFKRLWEKGLIYQGFRVLWYCWRCETPLSNTETRMDDVYRQRQDPAVTVGLRITSHNRDLDGVEMLVWTTTPWTLPSNLAAAVHPEVQYVVVQKDDRRFLLAEACVPRYARELGENPPVLARFTGAQLIGTRYEPPFPFFKGRDPNAHQILAADYVTTEDGTGIVHLAPAFGEEDKEVTDAAGIQPVTPVDSRGRFDAQVPPYQGMHVFEANKQIIRDLAAAGKLLRHETYDHPYPHCWRCDNPLIQRAVNSWFVAVTKIKDRMVELNQQIQWVPEHIRDGQFGKWLENARDWAISRNRYWGSPIPVWVSDDPRYPRIDVYGSLDELERDFGVRPKDLHRPYIDELVRPNPDDPTGKSMMRRVPEVLDCWFESGSMPFAQVHYPFENQEWFEHHFPGDFIVEYNGQTRGWFYTLHVLATALFDRPAFRTCVAHGIVLGNDGQKMSKSRRNYPDVNEVFERDGSDAMRWFLMSGPVLRGGDLIVTEQGIREAVRHAILPLWNSYYFLALYANAEGLEGRIRTDSPHVLDRYILAKTRELVLDVQDRMDRYDIPGACASVREFLEVLTNWYIRRSRDRFWAGEQDVIDTLHTVLEITCRVAAPLLPLTTEVVWRGLTGGRSVHLTDWPDAEELPADDALVRTMDRVRQVCSAALALRTAHGLRVRLPLPSLLVAAEDAEQLEEFADLIRDEVNVKRLELTTDVAAHGEFQITVNARAAGPRLGKVVQDVIRAVKAGQWRTTPSGTVEAAGVELLEGEYTRRLVSKDPGAAMELPGGTGLVVLDTRVTPELAAEGMARDLVRIVQQARRDAGLNVTDRIILTVDAPEEVLQAARTHEAFIAGETLARQVVYAPVADGAEGTVGDGAKVRVKVAKV is encoded by the coding sequence ATGCCGTACCCGAAGGCTCGCGTCGGCGAGTCGGGCACCGCAGAGCAGGTCCCCGCCAGACCGTCGTTCCCCGAGCTCGAAAAGAAGGTCCTCGAGTACTGGGAGGCCGACGGCACCTTCGAGGCCAGCATCGAGCAGCGCCCGGCGGGCGAGAACGGCTCCAACGAGTTCGTGTTCTACGACGGTCCGCCGTTCGCCAACGGGCTGCCGCACTACGGCCACCTCTTGACCGGCTACGTCAAGGACGTCGTCCCGCGCTACCAGACCATGCGCGGCCGGCGCGTCGAGCGCCGCTTCGGCTGGGACTGCCACGGCCTGCCGGCCGAGGTCGAGGCCGAGCGGCAGCTCGGGATCTCGCACAAGAGCGAGATCGAGGAGATGGGCGTGGCGAAGTTCAACGAGGCCTGCCGCTCCTCGGTGCTCCGCTACACGCGCGAGTGGCGGGACTACGTCACGCGCCAGGCCCGCTGGGTGGACTTCGAGAACGACTACAAGACGCTCGACCTGGACTACATGGAGAGCGTCATGTGGGCGTTCAAGCGGCTCTGGGAGAAGGGGCTCATCTACCAGGGCTTCCGCGTGCTCTGGTACTGCTGGCGCTGCGAGACGCCGCTGTCCAACACCGAGACGCGGATGGACGACGTCTACCGCCAGCGCCAGGACCCTGCGGTCACGGTCGGGCTCCGGATCACGTCGCACAACCGCGACCTGGACGGCGTCGAGATGCTGGTCTGGACGACGACGCCGTGGACGCTGCCCTCGAACCTCGCCGCCGCCGTGCACCCGGAGGTGCAGTACGTCGTCGTCCAAAAGGATGACAGACGCTTCCTCCTCGCCGAGGCGTGCGTTCCGCGCTACGCCCGGGAGTTGGGCGAGAACCCGCCGGTGCTGGCGAGGTTCACCGGCGCGCAACTCATCGGCACGCGCTACGAGCCGCCGTTCCCGTTCTTCAAGGGCCGCGACCCGAACGCGCACCAGATCCTCGCCGCGGACTACGTCACCACCGAGGACGGCACGGGGATCGTGCACCTCGCGCCCGCGTTCGGTGAGGAGGACAAGGAGGTCACGGACGCGGCGGGGATCCAGCCGGTGACGCCCGTCGACTCGCGCGGCCGGTTCGACGCCCAGGTCCCGCCCTACCAGGGCATGCACGTCTTCGAGGCGAACAAGCAGATCATCCGAGACCTGGCCGCGGCGGGCAAGCTGCTGCGCCACGAGACGTACGACCACCCGTACCCGCACTGCTGGCGGTGCGACAACCCGCTGATCCAGCGCGCCGTGAACTCCTGGTTCGTGGCGGTCACGAAGATCAAGGACCGGATGGTCGAGCTGAACCAGCAGATCCAGTGGGTGCCCGAGCACATCCGGGACGGCCAGTTCGGCAAGTGGCTGGAGAACGCGCGGGACTGGGCCATCTCGCGGAACCGGTACTGGGGCTCGCCGATCCCGGTGTGGGTCTCGGACGACCCGCGCTACCCGCGGATCGATGTGTACGGCTCGCTGGACGAGCTGGAGCGCGACTTCGGCGTCCGGCCGAAGGACCTGCACCGGCCGTACATCGACGAGCTGGTGCGGCCGAACCCGGACGACCCGACCGGCAAGTCCATGATGCGCCGCGTGCCGGAGGTGCTGGACTGCTGGTTCGAGTCCGGCTCCATGCCGTTCGCGCAGGTGCACTACCCGTTCGAGAACCAGGAGTGGTTCGAGCACCACTTCCCGGGCGACTTCATCGTCGAGTACAACGGCCAGACGCGCGGCTGGTTCTACACGCTGCACGTGCTGGCGACGGCGCTGTTCGACCGGCCCGCGTTCCGCACCTGCGTCGCGCACGGCATCGTTCTGGGCAACGACGGCCAGAAGATGTCCAAGTCGCGGCGCAACTACCCGGACGTGAACGAGGTCTTCGAGCGCGACGGATCGGACGCGATGCGCTGGTTCCTCATGTCGGGCCCGGTCCTGCGCGGCGGCGACCTGATCGTCACGGAGCAGGGCATCCGCGAAGCGGTGCGGCACGCGATCCTGCCGCTGTGGAACTCCTACTACTTCCTCGCGCTGTACGCGAACGCGGAGGGTCTCGAGGGGCGTATTCGCACGGACTCGCCCCACGTCCTCGACCGCTACATCCTCGCCAAGACGCGGGAGCTGGTCCTGGATGTCCAGGACCGCATGGACCGCTACGACATCCCGGGCGCGTGCGCGAGCGTGCGCGAGTTCCTCGAGGTGCTGACCAACTGGTACATCCGCCGCTCACGCGACCGGTTCTGGGCTGGCGAGCAGGACGTGATCGACACGCTGCACACGGTGCTCGAGATCACCTGCCGGGTGGCGGCGCCGCTCCTGCCGCTCACCACCGAGGTCGTGTGGCGCGGGCTGACCGGCGGTCGGTCCGTGCACCTGACCGACTGGCCCGACGCGGAGGAGCTGCCGGCGGACGATGCGCTGGTCCGCACCATGGACCGGGTGCGGCAGGTCTGCTCGGCGGCGCTGGCGCTGCGCACGGCCCACGGGCTACGGGTGCGCCTGCCGCTGCCGTCGCTGCTCGTGGCCGCGGAGGACGCGGAGCAGCTCGAGGAGTTCGCGGACCTGATCCGCGATGAGGTGAACGTCAAGCGCCTGGAGCTGACGACCGACGTCGCCGCCCACGGCGAGTTCCAGATCACCGTGAACGCACGTGCGGCTGGGCCGCGTCTGGGCAAGGTCGTGCAGGACGTGATCCGGGCGGTGAAGGCGGGGCAGTGGCGGACCACGCCGTCGGGCACCGTCGAGGCCGCGGGCGTCGAACTGCTCGAGGGCGAGTACACGCGCCGGCTGGTCTCCAAGGATCCCGGCGCCGCGATGGAGCTGCCAGGCGGCACGGGGCTCGTGGTGCTGGACACACGGGTGACGCCGGAGCTGGCGGCCGAGGGCATGGCCCGCGACCTCGTGCGCATCGTGCAGCAGGCGCGGCGGGATGCGGGGCTGAACGTGACGGACCGCATCATCCTCACGGTCGACGCCCCCGAGGAGGTCCTGCAGGCCGCGCGGACGCACGAGGCGTTCATCGCGGGTGAGACACTCGCGCGCCAGGTCGTCTACGCGCCCGTGGCGGACGGCGCCGAGGGCACCGTGGGCGACGGCGCGAAGGTCCGGGTCAAGGTGGCCAAGGTGTAG
- a CDS encoding aminopeptidase — MDPRRRRLLTTRSTGSSRRPVPRRVVALVGAFFALAQLATPAAAQRPLRIFISVDMEGIGGIGTGAMTSPNGKDYATARRLMTEEVNAVVAAIFEHGPAEIVVNDSHGDMQNLLHTELDPRVTYIQGAVKPVGMVAGLDSTFDAAIFLGYHARAGTARGFLAHTGSGAVKGLWLNDIEVGEGELNAAYAGALGVPVILAAGDSAFVAQFSAHVPTAELVVTKVAVTPASARLRHPEAVRADLAAATRRALQRLDRARPFVVGSPVRVRLRLADVTTPQILEAIPGVRQVDGYTVEFTADSMDRAYRLIRLMYRFVSI, encoded by the coding sequence ATGGATCCCAGGCGACGTCGCCTCCTCACGACACGGTCGACCGGTTCCTCGCGCCGCCCGGTGCCGCGCCGCGTGGTCGCGCTCGTCGGCGCGTTCTTCGCCCTCGCCCAGCTCGCCACGCCGGCCGCGGCCCAGCGGCCGCTCCGCATCTTCATTTCCGTCGACATGGAAGGGATCGGCGGGATCGGCACCGGCGCGATGACCAGCCCCAACGGCAAGGACTACGCGACCGCCCGGCGGTTGATGACCGAGGAAGTCAACGCCGTCGTCGCCGCGATCTTCGAGCACGGGCCGGCCGAGATCGTGGTCAACGACTCGCACGGCGACATGCAGAACCTGCTGCACACGGAGCTCGACCCGCGCGTCACGTACATCCAGGGAGCCGTCAAGCCGGTCGGCATGGTGGCCGGCCTGGACTCGACGTTCGACGCCGCGATCTTCCTGGGCTACCACGCCCGCGCCGGCACGGCGCGCGGTTTCCTCGCGCACACCGGCTCCGGCGCGGTCAAGGGGCTGTGGCTGAACGACATCGAGGTGGGCGAGGGCGAGCTGAACGCGGCGTACGCCGGTGCGCTCGGCGTACCGGTCATCCTCGCCGCGGGCGACTCCGCCTTCGTCGCGCAGTTCAGCGCCCACGTGCCCACGGCAGAGCTGGTCGTGACGAAGGTGGCGGTCACGCCGGCATCGGCGCGGCTGCGGCACCCGGAAGCCGTGCGCGCCGACCTCGCCGCGGCCACGCGCCGCGCGCTCCAGCGCCTGGACCGCGCCCGCCCGTTCGTCGTTGGCTCGCCCGTGCGGGTCCGGCTGCGCCTTGCCGACGTCACCACACCGCAGATCCTCGAGGCGATCCCGGGCGTGCGGCAGGTCGACGGCTACACGGTCGAGTTCACCGCCGACTCGATGGACCGCGCGTACCGGCTGATCCGCCTGATGTACCGGTTCGTGTCCATCTGA
- a CDS encoding DUF1460 domain-containing protein, protein MAGKPDRRPIAGGLVPIAAVIAIVMTACREPGPDRSATETTPAAEQAEGAEPGSGAQPGGPSAPPPADIPTAGPTERDLRIFDETMAWARAERLDTLPIGEIMVRLGRRFVGAPYRPGILEVPGPERLVVNLREYDCVTYVETMLALARMIRAGEDDFDAFQRELARIRYRGGVMDGYPSRLHYFSEWISDNEAKGYVQDITRDLGGVADDEPIDFMSRNAESYPKLADPANLDAIRATEQALSARTRYFIPEDRIEEVAPRIQDGDIIAATSSTRGLDVAHTGIAVWIDGRLHLMHAPLVGKTVEISELPLAERIQRIEGQDGIMVARPR, encoded by the coding sequence ATGGCGGGAAAACCCGATCGTCGCCCGATCGCGGGGGGGCTGGTGCCGATCGCCGCGGTCATCGCGATCGTGATGACCGCGTGCCGGGAGCCGGGGCCGGACCGCTCGGCCACAGAGACCACGCCTGCAGCGGAGCAGGCGGAGGGCGCTGAACCGGGATCCGGCGCGCAGCCCGGCGGCCCGTCGGCGCCGCCGCCCGCGGACATCCCCACCGCAGGCCCCACGGAGCGCGATCTCCGGATCTTCGACGAGACCATGGCCTGGGCGCGCGCCGAGCGGCTGGACACGCTGCCGATCGGCGAGATCATGGTGCGGCTCGGCAGGCGCTTCGTCGGCGCGCCCTACCGGCCCGGCATCCTCGAGGTGCCCGGCCCCGAGCGGCTCGTGGTCAACCTCCGCGAGTACGACTGCGTCACCTACGTCGAGACCATGCTCGCCCTCGCCCGCATGATCCGCGCGGGGGAGGACGACTTCGACGCGTTCCAGCGCGAGCTCGCGCGCATCCGCTACCGCGGCGGCGTGATGGACGGCTACCCGAGCCGGCTGCACTACTTCAGCGAATGGATCAGCGACAACGAGGCGAAGGGCTACGTGCAGGACATCACCCGCGACCTCGGCGGCGTCGCCGACGACGAGCCGATCGACTTCATGTCGCGCAACGCGGAGTCGTACCCCAAGCTCGCCGACCCGGCCAACCTCGATGCGATCCGTGCGACCGAGCAGGCCCTCAGCGCGCGGACGCGCTACTTCATCCCCGAGGACCGCATCGAAGAGGTCGCGCCGCGGATCCAGGACGGCGACATCATCGCGGCCACGAGCAGCACGCGAGGACTCGACGTCGCGCACACCGGCATCGCCGTCTGGATCGACGGCCGGCTGCACCTGATGCACGCGCCGCTGGTGGGCAAGACGGTCGAGATCAGCGAGCTGCCGCTGGCCGAGCGGATCCAGCGGATCGAAGGACAGGACGGGATCATGGTGGCGCGGCCCAGGTAG